A single window of Malus sylvestris chromosome 5, drMalSylv7.2, whole genome shotgun sequence DNA harbors:
- the LOC126622326 gene encoding non-classical arabinogalactan protein 31-like — translation MGSPTVFVQLSVLLLSWFTVIGDVITTLPAIPPHHSVHYSHPVASPTHPPAYPPTHGQHHRHPHPHPPTASPVHPPAHSPFHPPSPHHHHGHPPVHPPMYPPKKPFPRSFVAVQGVVYCKSCNYSGVDTLNGAKPVLGATVKLQCNNRKFPLVVKETTDKNGYFFIMAPKTITTFGAHKCKVSLVSSPSAACSKPSDLHGGLSGALMKPAKPFMSQKLPFLLYNVGPFAFEPTCPR, via the exons atgGGTTCTCCTACTGTGTTTGTGCAGCTCTCAGTCCTCCTACTGAGCTGGTTCACTGTCATCGGTGATGTAATTACCACTTTACCCGCCATTCCTCCACACCACAGCGTTCACTATTCCCATCCAGTAGCTTCCCCAACCCACCCACCGGCTTACCCACCCACTCACGGCCAGCACCACCGCCACCCCCACCCACACCCACCCACTGCCTCCCCGGTGCACCCACCAGCCCACTCTCCGTTTCACCCACCAagcccccaccaccaccacggcCACCCACCGGTTCACCCTCCTATGTACCCACCTAAGAAACCTTTCCCAAGGAGCTTTGTAGCGGTTCAAGGCGTCGTTTACTGCAAATCTTGCAACTACTCCGGCGTCGACACCCTTAACGGCGCCAAGCCAGTTCTTG gTGCTACAGTAAAGCTACAGTGCAACAACAGAAAGTTCCCATTGGTTGTGAAGGAAACCACAGATAAAAATGGCTACTTTTTTATCATGGCACCTAAGACCATCACCACCTTTGGAGCTCACAAGTGCAAGGTGTCACTGGTCTCCTCTCCCTCCGCCGCCTGCTCCAAGCCGTCCGATCTGCATGGTGGACTGAGCGGTGCTCTCATGAAGCCTGCGAAGCCATTTATGTCCCAGAAGCTCCCATTCCTTCTCTACAATGTCGGTCCGTTCGCCTTTGAGCCTACATGTCCTCGTTAA
- the LOC126622327 gene encoding eukaryotic translation initiation factor 3 subunit D-like, which translates to MVEGFEVGGVPFNPDGWGPPDSTTTPTTSSNLPQNVPFAPFSRSEKLGRIADWTRTFNNPGRSKNPSDAVFDFSNDESFPASADDDASFRLVDGKPPPRPRFGPKWRFQQQRQLPHRRDEEVEAKKREAEKERARRDRQYNMNRSNVNAPRREAAVFKSSVDIQPEWNMLEQIPFSTFSKLSFSVPEPEDLLLCGGLEFYDRSVDRITPKNERRLERFKNRNFFKVTTTDDPVIRRLANEDKATVFATDTILSTLMCAPRSVYSWDIVVQKVGNKLFFDKRDGSQLDLLSVHETSQEPLPEAKDDINSAYSLSVEAAYINQNFSQQVLVRDGNKVTFEEPNPFANEGEEVASVAYRYRRWKLEEGMYLVARCEVQSVMEVNNQRSFLTLNALNEFDPKYSGVDWRQKLETQRGAVLATELKNNANKLAKWTAQALLASADLMKLGYVSRVHPRDHFNHVILAVVGYKPKEFASQINLNQNSMWGIVKSIVDLCMKLNEGKYVLVKDPSKPQVRIYEVPPDAFENDYVEEPLPEDEQVQPPTEEGQDAEPNVAANDVEDKPVDAVEA; encoded by the coding sequence ATGGTCGAAGGTTTCGAAGTCGGCGGCGTACCTTTCAACCCCGACGGGTGGGGCCCACCGGACAGCACCACCACCCCAACCACCTCTTCCAATTTGCCCCAAAACGTCCCCTTCGCCCCCTTCTCCCGCTCTGAGAAGCTTGGCCGGATCGCCGACTGGACCCGCACCTTCAACAATCCTGGCCGCTCCAAGAACCCATCTGACGCCGTCTTCGACTTCTCCAACGACGAGTCCTTCCCCGCCTCTGCCGATGACGACGCTTCGTTCCGTCTCGTCGATGGAAAGCCCCCTCCGCGCCCCAGATTCGGCCCCAAGTGGCGGTTCCAGCAGCAGCGACAGCTCCCCCACCGCCGCGACGAGGAGGTCGAGGCCAAGAAGCGCGAGGCTGAGAAGGAGCGGGCCCGCCGCGACCGCCAGTACAACATGAACCGGTCCAACGTCAACGCCCCTCGCCGAGAAGCCGCGGTTTTCAAATCTTCCGTCGATATCCAGCCGGAGTGGAACATGCTGGAACAGATCCCCTTCTCCACATTCTCTAAGCTCTCGTTTTCTGTACCGGAACCCGAGGACCTCCTCCTCTGCGGCGGACTCGAGTTCTACGATCGCTCCGTCGATCGAATCACCCCCAAGAACGAGAGGCGGCTCGAGAGGTTCAAGAACAGGAACTTCTTCAAGGTCACCACCACCGATGACCCCGTCATCCGCCGCCTCGCAAACGAGGATAAAGCCACAGTCTTTGCCACTGATACGATTCTCTCGACTCTCATGTGTGCACCCAGGTCAGTTTACTCTTGGGATATTGTGGTGCAGAAAGTTGGGAACAAATTGTTCTTTGATAAACGTGATGGGTCGCAATTGGATTTGCTTTCGGTCCACGAAACCTCTCAGGAGCCCTTGCCTGAAGCTAAGGATGATATCAATTCAGCTTACTCGTTGAGTGTCGAGGCTGCTTATATCAATCAGAACTTTTCACAGCAGGTTTTGGTTAGGGATGGAAATAAGGTCACGTTCGAGGAGCCTAACCCCTTTGCGAATGAAGGAGAGGAGgttgcttccgttgcttatcGCTACCGGAGGTGGAAGCTTGAGGAGGGAATGTATCTGGTTGCGAGGTGTGAGGTGCAGAGTGTTATGGAGGTGAATAACCAGAGGTCGTTTTTGACCCTGAATGCGCTTAATGAGTTTGATCCGAAGTATTCGGGTGTCGATTGGAGGCAGAAGTTGGAGACTCAGAGGGGAGCTGTATTGGCAACTGAGCTGAAGAACAATGCTAACAAGTTGGCAAAATGGACTGCACAAGCGCTCCTGGCCAGTGCTGATTTGATGAAATTGGGTTACGTTTCAAGGGTTCATCCTCGTGATCACTTTAACCATGTGATTTTGGCTGTGGTTGGATACAAGCCCAAGGAGTTTGCCTCGCAGATTAATCTGAACCAAAACAGTATGTGGGGGATTGTGAAGTCGATTGTGGACTTGTGTATGAAATTGAATGAGGGCAAGTATGTGCTTGTTAAGGACCCATCGAAGCCCCAAGTTAGGATATATGAGGTGCCTCCAGATGCTTTTGAGAATGACTATGTGGAGGAGCCACTGCCCGAGGATGAGCAAGTTCAGCCACCGACGGAGGAAGGGCAAGATGCTGAGCCGAATGTTGCTGCTAATGATGTTGAGGATAAGCCGGTTGATGCTGTTGAAGCTTGA
- the LOC126622328 gene encoding transcription factor bHLH162-like, producing the protein MEKCPSSSTTDRKTIEKNRRNQMKALFSKLNSLVPHQRSGEAASLPDQLDDAVNYIKQLQTNLEKMREKKDRLMGGIEKSTHCNAGFGRCAGPITGGSPLVEIHETGSALEVQMITGLEYQFMFNESIRVLHEEGADVVNAGFSVVEDTVFHTIHSKIEELAPGCAAARISERLNKKFVNDQADALGSI; encoded by the exons ATGGAGAAGTGCCCTAGTTCATCTACAACTGATAGGAAAACCATagaaaaaaacagaagaaatcaaatgaaagctCTATTCTCCAAGCTTAATTCTCTTGTTCCCCACCAACGCTCAGGG GAAGCGGCATCGCTGCCGGATCAACTAGATGATGCTGTAAACTACATTAAACAACTACAGACAAACTTGGAGAAGATGAGGGAGAAGAAAGACAGGCTAATGGGGGGAATCGAGAAGAGCACTCATTGCAACGCAGGCTTTGGCCGCTGCGCTGGACCAATAACCGGGGGATCACCATTGGTCGAGATTCATGAAACGGGTTCAGCTCTAGAGGTTCAGATGATAACTGGGTTGGAATACCAGTTCATGTTCAATGAGTCGATTCGCGTGCTTCATGAAGAGGGAGCTGACGTTGTAAATGCCGGTTTCTCAGTTGTTGAAGATAcagtttttcatacaatacaTTCCAAG ATTGAAGAGTTGGCACCAGGCTGTGCAGCTGCAAGGATTTCGGAGAGACTCAATAAGAAGTTTGTGAATGATCAAGCTGATGCACTTGGAAGCATATAA